One genomic segment of Nocardioides cavernaquae includes these proteins:
- a CDS encoding LysR family transcriptional regulator: protein MTGAVNLPAAATWGRLQTFLAVHETGSVRAAAESLHVTPPAISAAISSLETALGTTLFSKAGRGIVPTDAGETFAGYARRLLGLLEEAAGAVHDPDRGRVRIGAVATAAEYVLPHLIASFAEAHPQVELSVSVLPRDELFSLAADHAVDVVLAGRPPRGSGLVTRATHANHLVVVGRPGIDASPLTVPWLLTAVGSGTRDTARSLLTRLQAAPPLLTMGTAGAAVAAAREGLGVTLVHEASAAEALASGDLTTYAVTGTPLDRPWHLTTADQPTAATRLFLGHVCDPELVGPAAFHTRSRPQG from the coding sequence ATGACCGGAGCCGTGAACCTGCCCGCAGCCGCCACCTGGGGCCGGCTGCAGACCTTCCTCGCCGTCCACGAGACAGGGAGCGTCCGCGCCGCAGCCGAGTCCCTGCACGTCACACCGCCGGCCATCTCGGCCGCGATCTCCTCGCTGGAGACCGCCCTCGGCACCACCCTGTTCAGCAAGGCCGGCCGCGGCATCGTGCCGACGGATGCCGGGGAGACCTTCGCCGGCTACGCCCGCCGATTGCTCGGGTTGCTCGAGGAGGCAGCCGGCGCGGTCCACGACCCCGACCGCGGCCGGGTGCGGATCGGCGCGGTGGCGACCGCCGCGGAGTACGTGCTCCCGCACCTGATCGCATCCTTCGCCGAGGCCCACCCCCAGGTGGAGCTGTCGGTCTCGGTGCTCCCCCGCGACGAGCTCTTCTCCCTCGCCGCCGACCACGCCGTCGACGTCGTGCTCGCCGGGCGTCCACCGCGCGGGTCGGGCCTGGTCACCCGGGCCACCCACGCCAACCACCTCGTCGTCGTCGGCCGCCCCGGCATCGACGCCTCGCCGTTGACCGTGCCGTGGCTGCTCACCGCGGTCGGCTCGGGCACTCGCGACACAGCCCGCTCACTCCTCACGCGTCTGCAGGCCGCACCCCCGCTGCTGACGATGGGCACCGCCGGCGCCGCGGTGGCGGCGGCCCGCGAAGGCCTGGGTGTCACCCTCGTGCACGAGGCCTCCGCCGCCGAGGCGCTCGCCTCGGGCGACCTCACGACGTACGCCGTCACGGGGACGCCGCTCGACCGGCCGTGGCACCTGACGACGGCGGACCAGCCGACCGCCGCCACGCGGCTCTTCCTCGGACATGTCTGCGACCCGGAGCTCGTCGGGCCGGCGGCGTTTCACACCCGGTCTCGCCCGCAGGGGTGA
- a CDS encoding form I ribulose bisphosphate carboxylase large subunit: MTIIEDGPKTKERWDPGVQSYAGMGYWAPDYEPKETDILAVFRMAPQDGVDAIEAAAAVAGESSTATWTVVWTDRLTANSHYQAKAYKVEDVPGRPGEYFAYIAYDIDLFEEGSIANLTSSIIGNVFGFKPLKALRLEDMRIPVAYKKTFQGPAHGIVMEREFLNKYGRPLLGATIKPKLGLSARNYGRVVYEACKGGLDFTKDDENINSQPFMRWRDRFLFGMEGVNKAMAETGEVKGHYFNVTAGTMEEMYERAQFAKELGSVIVMIDLTIGYTAIQSMANWCRANGMLLHLHRAGHSTYTRQKTHGVSFRVISQWCRLMGVDHLHAGTVVGKLEGDPATTRGFYDTLREDKVSRNLENGIFFDQEWASMPGVMPVASGGIHAGQMHQLLDLFQDDVILQFGGGTIGHPLGISAGAESNRVALEAMVKARNEGKDLLREGPGVLRDAAKACKPLEVALATWGDVTFDYTSTDAPDFVPTASPSA, translated from the coding sequence ATGACGATCATCGAAGACGGCCCGAAGACCAAGGAACGCTGGGATCCGGGCGTCCAGAGCTACGCGGGCATGGGCTACTGGGCCCCCGACTACGAGCCCAAGGAGACCGACATTCTTGCGGTCTTCCGCATGGCCCCGCAGGACGGCGTCGACGCGATCGAGGCCGCTGCCGCTGTCGCGGGCGAGTCCTCGACGGCCACCTGGACCGTCGTCTGGACCGACCGCCTCACCGCCAACTCCCACTACCAGGCCAAGGCCTACAAGGTGGAGGACGTCCCGGGCCGTCCCGGCGAGTACTTCGCCTACATCGCCTACGACATCGACCTCTTCGAAGAGGGCTCGATCGCCAACCTCACCTCCTCGATCATCGGCAACGTCTTCGGCTTCAAGCCGCTCAAGGCGCTGCGCCTCGAGGACATGCGGATCCCCGTCGCCTACAAGAAGACGTTCCAGGGTCCGGCGCACGGCATCGTCATGGAGCGCGAGTTCCTGAACAAGTACGGCCGCCCGCTGCTCGGCGCGACGATCAAGCCCAAGCTCGGCCTGTCCGCGCGCAACTACGGCCGCGTCGTCTACGAAGCCTGCAAGGGCGGGCTGGACTTCACCAAGGACGACGAGAACATCAACTCGCAGCCGTTCATGCGCTGGAGGGACCGCTTCCTCTTCGGCATGGAGGGCGTCAACAAGGCGATGGCCGAGACCGGCGAGGTCAAGGGTCACTACTTCAACGTCACCGCCGGCACCATGGAGGAGATGTACGAGCGGGCCCAGTTCGCCAAGGAGCTCGGCAGCGTCATCGTGATGATCGACCTGACGATCGGCTACACCGCGATCCAGTCGATGGCCAACTGGTGCCGTGCCAACGGCATGCTGCTCCACCTGCACCGCGCCGGCCACTCGACGTACACGCGCCAGAAGACGCACGGCGTCAGCTTCCGCGTGATCTCGCAGTGGTGCCGCCTCATGGGTGTCGACCACTTGCACGCCGGCACCGTCGTCGGAAAGCTCGAGGGCGACCCGGCCACGACGCGCGGCTTCTACGACACGCTGCGTGAGGACAAGGTCAGCCGCAACCTGGAGAACGGCATCTTCTTCGACCAGGAGTGGGCCTCGATGCCCGGCGTCATGCCGGTCGCCTCGGGCGGCATCCACGCCGGCCAGATGCACCAGCTGCTCGACCTCTTCCAGGACGACGTGATCCTCCAGTTCGGTGGCGGCACCATCGGCCACCCGCTGGGCATCTCGGCCGGTGCCGAGTCCAACCGTGTCGCGCTCGAGGCCATGGTCAAGGCGCGCAACGAGGGCAAGGACCTGCTGCGTGAGGGCCCGGGTGTCCTCCGCGACGCCGCGAAGGCCTGCAAGCCGCTCGAGGTGGCCCTGGCCACGTGGGGTGACGTCACCTTCGACTACACCAGCACCGACGCGCCCGACTTCGTCCCGACCGCCTCGCCGTCGGCCTGA
- a CDS encoding ribulose bisphosphate carboxylase small subunit, with product MKLRYGTFSYLPDLTDDEIAAQIKYALINGWPVSVEYTDDPHPRNIYWEMWGLPLFDLEEPDGVLAQINECRQAFPQHYVRVLAYDARLGKQTTAMSFLVQSPDNEPGFILERIEGPDRTQHYSVRSYATAKPAGARYTGE from the coding sequence ATGAAGCTTCGCTACGGCACCTTCTCGTACCTGCCGGACCTGACCGACGACGAGATCGCGGCGCAGATCAAGTACGCCCTCATCAACGGCTGGCCGGTCTCGGTCGAGTACACCGACGACCCGCACCCCCGCAACATCTACTGGGAGATGTGGGGCCTGCCGCTCTTCGACCTCGAAGAGCCCGACGGCGTCCTCGCCCAGATCAACGAGTGCCGCCAGGCCTTCCCGCAGCACTACGTGCGCGTCCTCGCGTACGACGCGCGGCTGGGCAAGCAGACCACCGCCATGTCCTTCCTGGTGCAGAGCCCGGACAACGAGCCGGGCTTCATCCTCGAGCGCATCGAGGGTCCGGACCGGACCCAGCACTACTCGGTGCGGTCCTACGCGACGGCGAAGCCTGCCGGGGCGCGGTACACGGGCGAGTGA
- a CDS encoding AAA family ATPase encodes MTTSQGFGFHRPGAGAAAAVTEEAPAEPVILGDDAELDLSADESAARVEETLAALDAELVGLASVKRRVREIASLLQVDRAREQFGLLSSKPTLHMSFTGGPGTGKTTVAMRMASILHALGYIRAPRVHVVTRDDLVGQFIGHTAPKTKEAIARAAGGVLFIDEAYYLFRPENERDYGQEVIEILLTEMENERGDLVVIFAGYPDRMATFFSANPGLSSRVPHHVEFENYDHGELVQIADLMVEAENFRFDDEAREAFSEYLTLRLERPNFSNARSVRNAIERCRLRQARRLVGLNRPLRREDLVTLTADDIRGSSIFADADLDEELVEDPVPAAD; translated from the coding sequence ATGACCACGTCCCAGGGATTCGGGTTCCACCGGCCGGGTGCCGGTGCAGCTGCGGCCGTCACCGAGGAGGCGCCGGCTGAGCCGGTGATCCTCGGCGACGACGCTGAGCTCGACCTCTCGGCGGACGAGTCGGCGGCCAGGGTCGAGGAGACCCTGGCCGCTCTCGACGCCGAGCTGGTTGGCCTGGCGTCCGTCAAGCGGCGGGTGCGGGAGATCGCCTCGCTGCTCCAGGTCGACCGCGCCCGTGAACAGTTCGGGCTGCTGTCGTCGAAGCCGACCCTCCACATGAGCTTCACCGGAGGACCCGGCACCGGCAAGACCACCGTTGCGATGCGGATGGCGAGCATCCTCCACGCGCTCGGGTACATCCGGGCGCCGCGGGTGCACGTCGTCACACGCGACGACCTCGTCGGCCAGTTCATCGGCCACACCGCACCGAAGACCAAGGAGGCCATCGCGCGCGCAGCTGGTGGCGTGCTCTTCATCGATGAGGCCTACTACCTGTTCCGCCCCGAGAACGAGCGGGACTACGGCCAGGAGGTCATCGAGATCCTGCTGACCGAGATGGAGAACGAGCGTGGCGACCTGGTCGTCATCTTCGCCGGCTATCCCGACCGGATGGCCACGTTCTTCTCGGCCAACCCGGGGCTGAGCTCGCGGGTCCCGCACCACGTGGAGTTCGAGAACTACGACCACGGTGAGCTCGTGCAGATCGCAGACCTCATGGTCGAGGCGGAGAACTTCCGCTTCGACGACGAGGCCCGCGAGGCCTTCTCGGAGTACCTCACGCTGCGGTTGGAGCGGCCGAACTTCTCCAACGCGCGCAGTGTCCGCAACGCGATCGAGCGGTGTCGCCTGCGGCAGGCGCGCCGGCTGGTCGGTCTCAACCGTCCGCTCCGCAGGGAGGACCTCGTCACCCTCACGGCTGACGACATCCGCGGCAGCAGCATCTTCGCGGACGCTGACCTGGATGAGGAGCTGGTCGAGGACCCGGTGCCTGCGGCGGACTGA
- a CDS encoding molybdenum cofactor biosynthesis protein MoaE: MTAATATDVVRLLAVRDAPLSLDEVYAAVSGRAAGGTALFVGTVRDHDHGRSVTTLDYSAHPGAVEEMRKVAERVIAAYPVLALAAVHRTGGLEVGDVAVIVAVACAHRGPAFEACRKLIDDLKHEVPIWKHQIFTDGEEEWVGAC, from the coding sequence ATGACCGCCGCGACCGCCACCGACGTCGTACGCCTGCTCGCGGTGCGCGACGCTCCCCTCTCCCTCGACGAGGTGTACGCCGCGGTGAGCGGCCGCGCGGCGGGCGGCACGGCACTCTTCGTCGGGACGGTCCGCGATCACGACCACGGCAGGAGCGTCACCACCCTCGACTACAGCGCCCACCCCGGCGCCGTGGAGGAGATGCGCAAGGTCGCCGAGCGCGTCATCGCGGCGTACCCGGTGCTGGCGCTGGCAGCCGTGCACCGCACCGGCGGCCTCGAGGTCGGCGACGTCGCGGTGATCGTGGCAGTCGCGTGCGCGCACCGCGGCCCGGCCTTCGAGGCTTGCCGCAAGCTGATCGACGACCTCAAGCACGAGGTGCCGATCTGGAAGCACCAGATCTTCACCGACGGCGAGGAGGAGTGGGTCGGCGCCTGCTGA
- a CDS encoding MoaD/ThiS family protein codes for MTISSPVAADGAAPHHVDDEPVVVIRYWAAAKEAAGTHEELYVAGSLAEALAQAHARHSQDPRYARVLGVCSLLVDGHQVGSRDRTAIALTNGSTVEVLPPFAGG; via the coding sequence ATGACGATCAGCTCGCCTGTCGCGGCGGACGGCGCGGCCCCGCACCACGTCGACGACGAGCCCGTGGTGGTCATCCGCTACTGGGCCGCGGCGAAGGAGGCTGCCGGCACGCACGAGGAGCTCTACGTCGCGGGCTCACTGGCCGAGGCACTCGCACAGGCCCACGCCCGGCACAGCCAGGACCCGCGTTACGCACGGGTGCTCGGGGTCTGCTCGCTCCTCGTCGACGGCCACCAGGTCGGAAGCCGCGACCGCACGGCCATCGCGCTGACCAACGGCTCGACGGTCGAGGTCCTGCCGCCGTTCGCTGGCGGCTGA
- the moaA gene encoding GTP 3',8-cyclase MoaA — protein MPTTYADARIEPLADGFGRVHTDLRVSVTDRCNLRCTYCMPEEGLSWLTRAEVLSDDEIVRLIGIGVDRLGIRTVRLTGGEPLLRHGLPGLVSRIVDIDPALKVSLTTNGIGLKRMAPALADAGLHRVNVSLDTLRRDRYQEITRRNRIDDVFAGLRAAQDAGLSPVKINAVPVRGVNDDEIVDLAEFAVEYGYRMRFIESMPLDAQAAWERDKMITADEIVERLSKRFTLEPVEREDNAPAEEWRVVGTDHLIGVIASVTRAFCGTCDRVRLTADGQLRTCLFATRESDLRSLLRGGSGDADIEAAWRGAVARKGAGHAINSPDFQQPDRPMSAIGG, from the coding sequence GTGCCAACGACGTACGCCGATGCGCGCATCGAACCGCTTGCTGACGGCTTCGGCCGCGTGCACACCGACCTCCGGGTCTCAGTGACCGACCGGTGCAACCTGCGCTGCACGTACTGCATGCCGGAGGAAGGCCTCTCCTGGCTGACCCGCGCCGAGGTGCTCTCCGACGACGAGATCGTCCGGCTGATCGGGATCGGTGTCGATCGCCTCGGCATCCGCACCGTGCGCCTGACCGGCGGCGAGCCGCTGCTGCGTCACGGGCTCCCCGGCCTGGTGTCCCGCATCGTCGATATCGACCCGGCACTCAAGGTCTCGCTGACGACCAACGGCATCGGCCTCAAGCGCATGGCGCCCGCCCTCGCCGACGCCGGGCTGCACCGGGTCAACGTCAGCCTCGACACCCTCCGCCGAGACCGCTATCAGGAGATCACCCGGCGCAACCGCATCGACGACGTCTTCGCCGGACTGCGCGCCGCTCAGGACGCCGGCCTGAGCCCGGTCAAGATCAATGCGGTCCCCGTGCGCGGCGTCAACGACGACGAGATCGTCGACCTGGCCGAGTTCGCGGTGGAGTACGGCTACCGCATGCGCTTCATCGAGTCGATGCCGCTCGACGCCCAGGCGGCCTGGGAGCGCGACAAGATGATCACGGCCGACGAGATCGTGGAGCGGCTCAGCAAGCGCTTCACGCTCGAGCCGGTCGAGCGTGAGGACAACGCGCCCGCCGAGGAGTGGCGCGTCGTCGGCACCGACCACCTGATCGGCGTGATCGCCAGCGTCACCCGTGCGTTCTGCGGCACCTGTGACCGGGTCCGGCTGACCGCCGACGGCCAGCTCCGCACCTGCCTGTTCGCCACCCGCGAGTCCGACCTGCGCTCGCTGCTGCGCGGCGGCTCGGGCGATGCCGACATCGAGGCAGCGTGGCGTGGAGCCGTTGCCCGCAAGGGTGCTGGCCACGCGATCAACAGCCCCGACTTCCAGCAGCCCGACCGGCCCATGTCGGCGATCGGCGGTTGA
- a CDS encoding FdhF/YdeP family oxidoreductase produces MKKTPIEDPADHLVVTPPKKWAAGVPAVRHAMEYSFEQTTVKRTMLTLLNLNQVKGFDCPGCAWPEPDHRHKNEYCENGAKHINDEATSRRVTREFFAKHSIEELDGMSDLWLNQQGRLTEPMVKRPGATHYQPIAWQDAFSLMASELNGLDSPDEAMFYVSGRLNNEAAFLLQLFSRAYGTNNLPDCSNMCHESSGSALAETLGIGKGSVQLEDIYNADLIFVVGQNPGTNHPRMLSALEHTKKNGGQVVAVNTLPEAGLFRFKNPQKASGVVGKGTFIADQFVHIRPGGDLALFKMLNRLILESDAGSLQGGGTGEIDRDYIAQHTAGFEEFEAQARDITWEQTLEATGLTRNDIEAIHEKVLASKSVIVCWAMGLTQQKHGVPTIREVVNFLMLRGNIGKPNAGVCPVRGHSNVQGDRTMGVWEQMSDEFLDDLGKEFGFDPPRKHGLDAVAGVRAMRDRKAKVFIGVAGNFARAMSDSDVTAAALRNCSLTVQVSTKLNRSHTITGETALILPTLGRSDRDIQAAGEQYITVEDSMSAVHRSHGKLPPASEHLLSEVAIISRLAQLTLGDEPAIPWVDFEANYDTIRDRISRVIPGFENFNERIKHPGGFTLPNPVNEGVYPTPNGKANFSLNELEWLETPPGHLILQSLRSHDQWNTIPYAMDDRYRGIHNARHIVMVSPEDIAELGFQDGEQVDIVSVWSDGVERRAPGFTLVGYPASRGSAAAYYPETNVLVPLDSVADISNTPTSKGVLVRFERAAAAVG; encoded by the coding sequence ATGAAGAAGACCCCGATCGAGGATCCTGCCGATCATCTCGTCGTCACTCCGCCGAAGAAGTGGGCCGCCGGCGTGCCTGCCGTCCGTCACGCGATGGAGTACTCCTTCGAGCAGACCACCGTGAAGCGCACGATGCTCACCCTGCTGAACCTCAACCAGGTCAAGGGATTCGACTGCCCCGGTTGCGCGTGGCCGGAGCCTGACCACCGCCACAAGAACGAGTACTGCGAGAACGGCGCCAAGCACATCAACGACGAGGCGACCTCGCGGCGGGTGACGCGGGAGTTCTTCGCGAAGCACTCGATCGAGGAGCTCGACGGAATGTCGGACCTCTGGCTCAACCAGCAGGGCCGTCTCACGGAGCCCATGGTCAAGCGCCCCGGTGCCACGCACTACCAGCCGATCGCCTGGCAGGACGCGTTCTCGCTGATGGCCAGCGAGCTCAACGGGCTGGACTCTCCGGACGAGGCGATGTTCTACGTCTCCGGCCGGCTCAACAACGAGGCCGCCTTCCTGCTCCAGCTCTTCTCCCGGGCCTACGGCACCAACAACCTGCCGGACTGCTCGAACATGTGCCACGAGTCCAGCGGCTCGGCGCTCGCGGAGACGCTCGGCATCGGCAAGGGCAGCGTCCAGCTCGAGGACATCTACAACGCCGACCTGATCTTCGTCGTCGGCCAGAACCCCGGCACGAACCACCCGCGCATGCTCTCTGCCCTCGAGCACACCAAGAAGAACGGTGGCCAGGTGGTCGCGGTCAACACGTTGCCCGAGGCCGGCCTGTTCCGGTTCAAGAACCCGCAGAAGGCCAGCGGCGTCGTCGGCAAGGGCACCTTCATCGCCGACCAGTTCGTGCACATTCGCCCGGGTGGCGACCTGGCCCTCTTCAAGATGCTGAACCGCCTGATCCTCGAGTCCGACGCCGGCAGCCTCCAGGGCGGCGGCACGGGCGAGATCGACCGCGACTACATCGCGCAGCACACCGCCGGGTTCGAGGAGTTCGAGGCACAGGCCCGGGACATCACCTGGGAGCAGACGCTCGAGGCGACGGGCCTGACCCGCAACGACATCGAGGCCATCCACGAGAAGGTGCTGGCCAGCAAGTCCGTCATCGTCTGCTGGGCGATGGGCCTGACGCAGCAGAAGCACGGTGTCCCCACCATCCGTGAGGTCGTCAACTTCCTGATGCTGCGCGGCAACATCGGCAAGCCCAATGCCGGCGTCTGCCCGGTGCGCGGCCACTCCAACGTGCAGGGCGACCGCACGATGGGTGTCTGGGAGCAGATGTCGGACGAGTTCCTCGACGATCTCGGCAAGGAGTTCGGTTTCGATCCGCCGCGCAAGCACGGCCTCGACGCTGTTGCGGGCGTCCGGGCCATGCGCGACCGCAAGGCCAAGGTCTTCATCGGTGTCGCGGGCAACTTCGCCCGCGCCATGTCCGACAGTGACGTGACGGCGGCCGCGTTGCGCAACTGCAGCCTGACCGTCCAGGTCTCCACGAAGCTCAACCGGTCCCACACGATCACCGGTGAGACTGCCCTGATCCTGCCGACCCTGGGTCGCAGCGACCGCGACATCCAGGCCGCCGGCGAGCAGTACATCACCGTCGAGGACTCGATGAGCGCCGTGCACCGCTCGCACGGCAAGCTGCCGCCCGCCTCGGAGCACCTGCTCAGCGAGGTCGCGATCATCTCCCGCCTCGCCCAGCTCACCCTCGGTGACGAGCCAGCCATCCCGTGGGTCGACTTCGAGGCAAACTACGACACCATCCGGGACCGGATCTCGCGGGTCATCCCCGGCTTCGAGAACTTCAACGAGCGGATCAAGCACCCCGGTGGCTTCACCCTGCCCAACCCGGTCAACGAGGGCGTCTACCCGACGCCCAACGGCAAGGCCAACTTCAGCCTCAACGAGCTGGAGTGGCTGGAGACGCCGCCGGGTCACCTGATCCTGCAGTCGCTGCGCTCGCACGACCAGTGGAACACCATCCCCTACGCGATGGACGACCGCTATCGCGGCATCCACAACGCGCGCCACATCGTGATGGTCAGCCCGGAGGACATCGCCGAGCTCGGTTTCCAGGACGGCGAGCAGGTCGACATCGTCAGCGTCTGGAGCGACGGCGTCGAGCGTCGTGCCCCTGGGTTCACGCTGGTGGGCTACCCGGCGAGCCGGGGCTCCGCCGCGGCCTACTACCCGGAGACGAACGTCCTGGTGCCGCTCGACAGCGTCGCCGACATCAGCAACACCCCGACCTCCAAGGGCGTGCTGGTCCGCTTCGAGCGGGCAGCCGCCGCCGTGGGCTGA
- a CDS encoding MFS transporter, producing the protein MASTSRSWVPVAGALVVGGWGANQFTPLSVVYRVDEGWGQLPVITMFTIYLLGLVPALLVGCRLADRFGRRRVVRLALVLQVASSVGLAGAAWSEYAVYGSRMATGVATGLIVSAAGAWLQELSSDVTPGQGARRAVYATGAGFAFGPVAAGAMAEWLPLPLVLPCFVHAACAALALLAAARVPETAPAWTAPSSTGPAAAGAPGVRRTALMHPRFLGLVLPASPAIFAAVTVSYVVLPPLVHDQVRDIAPLFSGLIAAVTLSVGLAIQPLAARIDRPGSSRATLTAMATVVVGLLAGALAVDQRSPALVVLAAALLGAGYGLTLESGLTEINRITPPSALPTVSALFQGVAHSGFLAPLLLAIMAGSASYPELLAGLALIGLVLLIAAALWDHHHVEDHTDHRLPGLTGADVPKGAEPWAE; encoded by the coding sequence GTGGCCAGCACCTCCCGCAGCTGGGTCCCGGTCGCTGGCGCCCTTGTCGTGGGCGGCTGGGGCGCCAACCAGTTCACCCCGCTCTCGGTGGTCTACCGGGTCGATGAGGGCTGGGGCCAGCTCCCGGTCATCACGATGTTCACGATCTACCTGCTCGGGCTGGTGCCCGCGCTCCTCGTGGGGTGCCGGCTGGCTGACCGCTTCGGGAGGCGTCGGGTGGTGCGCCTGGCTCTGGTGCTCCAGGTCGCTTCCAGTGTGGGCCTGGCCGGCGCCGCCTGGTCGGAGTACGCCGTCTACGGCAGCCGCATGGCGACCGGCGTCGCGACGGGCCTGATCGTCTCGGCCGCGGGTGCCTGGCTCCAGGAGCTGTCCTCGGACGTCACTCCCGGCCAGGGTGCCCGTCGTGCGGTGTATGCCACCGGCGCAGGCTTCGCGTTCGGACCAGTCGCTGCAGGAGCGATGGCGGAATGGCTTCCCCTCCCGCTGGTCCTGCCCTGCTTCGTGCATGCTGCCTGCGCTGCGCTGGCCCTGCTGGCCGCGGCACGTGTCCCCGAGACCGCGCCGGCCTGGACTGCACCGTCCTCGACCGGTCCGGCGGCTGCCGGCGCACCGGGGGTCCGGCGCACCGCACTCATGCACCCGCGTTTCCTCGGGCTCGTCCTGCCCGCGAGCCCCGCCATCTTCGCGGCCGTCACCGTCTCCTACGTCGTGCTCCCTCCGCTCGTCCACGACCAGGTGCGTGACATCGCGCCACTGTTCAGCGGTCTCATCGCCGCCGTCACGCTCAGCGTGGGCCTCGCGATCCAGCCCCTGGCCGCGCGCATCGATCGCCCCGGCAGCAGTCGCGCAACGCTGACCGCGATGGCGACCGTTGTCGTCGGGCTGCTCGCGGGTGCCCTGGCCGTGGACCAGAGGTCGCCCGCGCTCGTCGTCCTCGCCGCCGCCCTGCTCGGTGCGGGCTACGGCCTGACCCTCGAGTCCGGGCTGACCGAGATCAACCGGATCACGCCGCCGTCCGCGCTGCCCACTGTCTCCGCGCTCTTCCAGGGCGTCGCCCACAGCGGCTTCCTCGCGCCACTGCTGCTCGCGATCATGGCCGGCTCCGCGTCGTACCCGGAGCTGCTGGCGGGCCTCGCCCTCATCGGGCTGGTGCTGTTGATCGCCGCGGCACTGTGGGACCACCACCACGTCGAGGACCACACTGATCACCGTCTGCCCGGACTGACCGGCGCCGACGTCCCGAAGGGAGCCGAACCATGGGCCGAGTGA
- the fdhD gene encoding formate dehydrogenase accessory sulfurtransferase FdhD: MGRVTVRRRVLRYRDGVVDHRPDALAAEEPMEIRVNGRPLTVTMRTPGSDFDLAVGFLVSEGVVHRASDVIAVRYCAGATADGSNTYNVVDVQLAGNVPPPDASLERNFYTTSSCGLCGKASLEAVRTVSAWSVEDDPLRVSPDVVVSLPDRLRAAQKVFDSTGGLHAAGLFSSAGELLTLREDVGRHNAVDKVVGDGVLNGRLPLRDSILMVSGRASFELVQKAVMAGIPMLAAVSAPSSLAVDLAEDNGLTLVGFLRGNSMNVYTGAERLDLA, from the coding sequence ATGGGCCGAGTGACCGTACGACGTCGCGTGCTGCGTTATCGGGATGGCGTCGTCGACCACCGCCCCGATGCCCTCGCGGCGGAGGAGCCGATGGAGATCCGGGTCAACGGGCGGCCGCTGACCGTCACGATGCGCACCCCGGGCAGCGACTTCGACCTGGCGGTGGGCTTCCTCGTCAGCGAGGGTGTGGTGCACCGGGCGAGCGACGTCATCGCCGTGCGCTACTGCGCGGGTGCGACTGCTGACGGCAGCAACACCTACAACGTCGTGGACGTCCAGCTGGCCGGCAACGTGCCGCCGCCGGACGCCTCGCTGGAGCGCAACTTCTACACGACCTCGTCGTGCGGGCTGTGTGGCAAGGCATCTCTGGAGGCCGTCCGCACCGTGTCGGCCTGGTCCGTCGAGGACGACCCGCTGCGGGTGAGCCCCGACGTGGTCGTCTCGCTGCCCGATCGCCTGCGTGCTGCCCAGAAGGTCTTCGACAGCACCGGTGGCCTGCACGCGGCCGGGCTGTTCTCGTCCGCCGGGGAGCTGCTGACGCTGCGCGAGGACGTCGGCCGCCACAACGCGGTGGACAAGGTGGTCGGCGACGGCGTGCTCAACGGCCGTCTGCCCTTGCGCGACAGCATCCTGATGGTGAGCGGTCGCGCGTCGTTCGAGCTCGTGCAGAAGGCCGTCATGGCCGGCATCCCGATGCTGGCCGCGGTCTCCGCGCCGTCGTCGCTGGCCGTCGACCTGGCCGAGGACAACGGGTTGACCCTGGTCGGCTTCCTGCGGGGCAACTCGATGAACGTCTACACCGGAGCCGAGCGCCTCGACCTCGCCTGA
- a CDS encoding formate dehydrogenase subunit delta, with product MSTPPTLRLATEIAAQFRHVPEDVAARTVAGHIRTFWDPRMRVQLHDLVTAAGADCDPVVARADALLVAH from the coding sequence ATGAGCACTCCTCCGACGCTGCGGCTGGCGACCGAGATCGCCGCGCAGTTCCGCCACGTCCCCGAGGACGTGGCGGCGCGGACCGTGGCTGGTCACATCCGGACGTTCTGGGACCCGCGGATGCGCGTGCAACTGCACGACCTGGTCACCGCGGCGGGTGCCGACTGCGACCCCGTGGTCGCCCGGGCGGACGCGCTGCTGGTCGCGCACTGA